A section of the bacterium genome encodes:
- a CDS encoding type II secretion system protein, with the protein MKNKGFTLIELMVVIAIMGTLLAMLLPRLGLLLDRSREKATGKNLKNIYAAIVEYSEKEYGKFAWPTSGDEASNALTNPDLNPEGKPFDKIPYALLRRTLNTGGGGISIDNAEIFSANTREWDDTNPNRNYGGWMYVTLGTYTGEVFINCSYNDTFGNPYTTYMCW; encoded by the coding sequence ATGAAGAACAAAGGATTTACATTAATTGAGTTAATGGTTGTTATTGCAATTATGGGGACTTTACTAGCAATGCTCCTTCCTAGATTAGGTCTTCTTCTAGACAGGTCTCGTGAAAAGGCAACAGGAAAAAACCTTAAGAACATCTATGCCGCTATTGTTGAGTATTCAGAAAAGGAGTATGGGAAGTTTGCATGGCCAACTAGTGGAGATGAAGCATCAAATGCATTAACAAATCCAGACCTTAACCCAGAGGGAAAGCCATTTGATAAAATCCCCTATGCCCTTTTGAGAAGGACATTGAATACAGGTGGTGGTGGCATTAGCATTGATAACGCTGAGATATTCTCTGCAAACACTAGGGAATGGGATGATACTAACCCTAACAGGAACTATGGAGGATGGATGTATGTTACATTAGGAACATATACAGGTGAGGTGTTTATTAATTGCTCTTATAACGATACCTTTGGCAACCCATATACAACCTATATGTGCTGGTAA
- a CDS encoding type II secretion system protein: MKRKGFTLIELMIVVAIIGILLAMLLPRVGLLIDRSREKASGKNLKNIYAAIVEYSEKEHGKFVWPRGAQADSLDNVKDALTNQNYNPEGKSFDKIPYALLRRTLNTNTNLNIDSGEIYKANSRVWDSANDSRNKGGWMYVTIGTYTGEVFINCSEDDTFGNEYTTYMCW; the protein is encoded by the coding sequence ATGAAGAGAAAAGGCTTTACATTGATAGAGCTAATGATTGTTGTAGCAATCATTGGAATCTTACTAGCAATGCTTCTTCCCCGCGTAGGCCTTCTAATTGACAGAAGCCGTGAGAAGGCAAGTGGAAAGAACCTTAAAAATATATATGCTGCTATTGTTGAGTATTCAGAGAAAGAGCATGGGAAGTTTGTGTGGCCAAGGGGTGCACAGGCTGATTCACTTGATAATGTAAAAGATGCATTGACCAACCAAAATTATAACCCAGAGGGAAAGTCATTTGACAAAATCCCATATGCCCTTTTAAGAAGGACATTGAATACAAATACGAATCTTAACATTGATAGCGGTGAGATATACAAGGCAAACTCTAGGGTATGGGATAGTGCTAATGACAGCAGAAATAAGGGAGGCTGGATGTATGTTACAATAGGAACATATACAGGCGAGGTGTTTATTAATTGTAGCGAGGATGACACCTTTGGCAACGAATACACAACCTATATGTGCTGGTAA
- a CDS encoding endonuclease Q family protein — protein sequence MEFIADFHLHSKYSRATSKDMDIPEMSKYAKLKGISLLGSSDFTHPVWLSNLKAHLKETEGNLFDYKGMKFILTSEVSNIYKDKDKFAKIHIIIFSPCLETCDRINERLQRYGSLFADGRPILSLSSPDLVKMLLDIDERIFIVPAHIWTPHFSVFGANSGFNSISECFKDEASNIYCLETGLSSDPKMNWRLSMLDKYTLISNSDAHSPAKIGREANVFNCEISYNAIISCLKNKDKTKFLKTLEFFPEEGKYHYDGHRNCEISLSPDETKRLNLKCPKCGKKLTIGVMYRVCELSDREDGFIPENSIPYKNLIPLDEIIGDALEKEPTSVVVKREYLSMVENIGSEFDILLKKSEDELKREVPQKIYEGIMNVRKGMIDIEPGYDGVYGKIVIFKKEKKTQKQMSLF from the coding sequence ATGGAATTCATAGCAGATTTTCACCTCCATTCAAAGTATAGCAGGGCAACAAGCAAGGATATGGATATTCCTGAAATGAGCAAATATGCCAAACTAAAAGGTATTTCCCTCCTTGGCTCTTCTGATTTTACCCATCCTGTCTGGCTTTCTAACCTTAAAGCACATTTAAAAGAAACAGAAGGCAATCTTTTTGATTACAAAGGTATGAAATTCATCCTGACATCTGAGGTATCCAATATCTATAAGGATAAGGATAAGTTTGCCAAGATTCATATTATCATTTTTTCTCCATGCCTTGAGACCTGCGATAGGATAAATGAAAGATTGCAAAGATATGGAAGCCTTTTTGCTGATGGAAGACCCATCCTTTCCCTTTCCTCTCCTGATTTGGTAAAGATGCTTCTTGATATAGATGAGAGAATCTTTATTGTTCCAGCCCATATCTGGACACCACATTTCTCTGTATTTGGAGCAAATTCAGGCTTTAATTCAATAAGCGAATGCTTTAAGGATGAGGCCTCTAATATATATTGTTTGGAAACAGGGCTTTCATCTGATCCAAAAATGAATTGGAGGCTATCTATGCTTGACAAATATACCCTCATTTCAAACTCTGATGCCCATTCTCCAGCAAAGATTGGAAGGGAGGCAAATGTTTTTAATTGTGAAATAAGCTATAACGCAATTATCTCTTGCTTAAAAAATAAGGATAAAACCAAATTTTTAAAGACACTAGAGTTTTTTCCAGAGGAGGGAAAATACCACTACGATGGCCATAGGAATTGTGAAATTTCCCTTTCTCCAGATGAGACAAAGAGGCTAAATTTAAAATGCCCAAAATGTGGGAAAAAATTGACCATTGGTGTAATGTATAGGGTTTGTGAGCTTTCTGACAGGGAAGATGGCTTTATTCCAGAAAATTCTATTCCCTATAAAAACCTTATACCATTAGATGAAATTATAGGAGATGCCCTTGAAAAGGAGCCTACATCTGTTGTTGTAAAAAGGGAGTATCTCTCTATGGTTGAAAATATAGGGTCTGAATTTGATATTTTGCTTAAAAAATCAGAAGATGAGCTTAAAAGGGAGGTTCCTCAAAAAATATATGAGGGGATTATGAATGTAAGAAAAGGGATGATTGATATAGAGCCTGGATATGATGGTGTTTATGGAAAGATAGTGATATTTAAAAAAGAGAAAAAAACACAGAAACAGATGAGCCTTTTTTAG
- a CDS encoding aspartate dehydrogenase produces MIKIGLIGCGAIGSYIAKAILDIPSLSLVCLCDIDKERAEKTASIFPKKPEILEIADVIKKASLIIEASSVNVVKEILPLVIKEKKNLMVMSVGGLLGEEELLKRAGEEGIKIYIPSGAIAGIDGLKAALLGNIEHVILKTRKPPKGLLGAPYICENKINLSNIKEKTTIFKGTALDAIAGFPANVNVSATLSLAGIGPYKTEVEIIADPNTTKNIHEILIIGDFGRINIKCENLPSKDNPKTSYLASLSAIATLKSIVASLKVGT; encoded by the coding sequence ATGATTAAGATTGGTTTAATTGGATGTGGTGCAATTGGTTCTTATATTGCGAAGGCAATTTTGGATATTCCTTCTCTTTCTTTGGTATGCCTTTGTGACATTGATAAAGAAAGGGCAGAAAAAACAGCCTCTATTTTTCCAAAAAAACCAGAGATTCTTGAGATTGCTGATGTTATAAAAAAAGCAAGCCTTATTATTGAAGCCTCTTCTGTAAATGTTGTAAAAGAAATTCTTCCCCTTGTTATTAAAGAGAAAAAGAACCTAATGGTAATGAGCGTTGGTGGGTTACTAGGAGAGGAGGAATTGCTTAAAAGGGCAGGGGAGGAGGGAATAAAAATTTATATTCCATCGGGAGCAATTGCAGGGATTGATGGTTTAAAGGCAGCTTTATTAGGAAATATTGAGCATGTCATTTTAAAAACAAGAAAACCTCCAAAAGGGCTTTTGGGTGCTCCATATATTTGTGAAAATAAAATAAACCTTTCAAATATTAAAGAAAAGACAACAATATTTAAAGGCACAGCCCTTGATGCAATAGCTGGATTTCCAGCAAATGTAAATGTTTCTGCAACCTTAAGCCTTGCTGGAATAGGTCCTTATAAGACAGAGGTTGAGATAATAGCAGACCCAAATACGACCAAAAATATCCATGAAATTTTGATAATTGGCGATTTTGGAAGGATAAATATAAAATGTGAAAACCTTCCCTCAAAAGACAATCCAAAGACAAGCTATCTCGCCTCTTTATCTGCTATTGCAACATTAAAATCCATTGTAGCGTCTTTGAAAGTAGGAACATAA